Genomic window (Sesamum indicum cultivar Zhongzhi No. 13 unplaced genomic scaffold, S_indicum_v1.0 scaffold00304, whole genome shotgun sequence):
TTGACGAAGAGGTTGTCAGTGAGGATGAGGAGACTGAAAGTGAAGGGGGGGAAGTTGAAAGCGATAGTGAGGCGGAGATCACTCAGGTATCCGCCCGGCCGAGCGTAGTTGTGGCATTGGGAGTTGACGGGAGGCGTTCGGGCGCTCCTGGTCACCGCATTCCTCGATGTCGCACGGTGGATATTGGTACTTGCGACAACGTTTTGACTAGAGAACAGCTAGCTGGCCTTCGCGTGACCTATAGGGTACCCTCTGCGCATAAGTTTATTCTTCCCTCCTGGGGTTGAAGGATCAGGGATCCTCCTGCTGGGTGTTTCACTGTTTACACTGCCTATTTTAATAACGGATTTTTCATTCCTCCTCATCCCTTACTTGTCAAGGTGATTCGGAGCTACGGTATTTGTGTTAGCCAACTTACGCCGAATTCGTTTATGTGTTTCGAGGGTTGGCGACGTCGTCTATTAGAGTTGGGGCTTCCGATAACACTAGAAAGTTTTCACGCTTTATGGATTGTTCGCCGCGTGGCGGAAGTGTCTGACTCTTCTGACGATGGGCGGTACTTTTATTTCACTCGCAAGAAAGCTTGTAGGTTTTTGGCCGGGTTTGTTTCTTCTAAGGGTCCTTGGAAGGAAAAATTTTTCTACGTTAGAGATGATGGTTGGGGCTTGGCCTCGGAGTGGAGTAGCTTGCCTAAGCTTACTCACCGTAAGGAGTTCGGAAAATTGCGTCAGGGGTGTATGGCGGCGGGGTTGTTTAGCCGCTTGGTGGACATCGCCCACTATTCTCCTTCCGATATTTTCTAGTAATTGTCGGTATTTAAGTTGGTCCGCAACATTTCGTTAtgcatttttgtctttttatgaACTTGGTTCGGGTTTTCttatgctaaatttattttgtttcaggTAAGAAGCTTGAGATTGACGCCGTGCGTGCCTGAAAGGCGGCGGTTAGGGAGCAGAAGAGACGTGACCAAGAATCGGCACCACCACAGGTGGGGAGCTCCGTGTCCACTGCACCTCATGGGGCCTCAACTGGCAGTGGCCATTTTGGTTCACTCCCCACTCCCATGGTTGGTCCTTCCCCACCTCAAAAGAGGCAGAGAGGTGCCATTTTAGCGGCAGAAAGCGATGCTCGTGACGCGGGGGTGAGCCAAGCGGGAGGCTCTTCATCATACTAGAGCCGCACCCGAGGCGTCGTGCGTGAAGAAGACTTAAGTCAGCTGGCGGATCTCTCGGAGGAGCAGATGGATGAATTGCTAGCTGAGAATATGGCTCGGGTTTGTGTTGTGTTTTTTATCCAACTACTTTGTGTGACATTGTTGGTTTTGActgttttactttatttttgtaggCTTTGGTTGTGTCAACGGCCGCTGCACATCGACGACCTACCCGAATGGCGGAGATGCGACGTTTGGAGACTATTTTGGGGCAGCGGGAGGGCGATTTTTCCCGACTTAAGGAGGAGAGGGATGAGGCTTTGGGGCATGTGGCCTCTTGGGAGCGTCGATTCGAGCGAGAAGCCTCCAGTGGGAAGAAATTTTTGGCCTCAGCCTCcgatgttgcttttatttcTAAGACTCAAGAGGAGGCGGTCGCAAAGTTTCAGGAATCGGAGGAGTTCGAGACGATCCTAATTGACAGGGCCGCTCCGATTTATGATGATGCAATTCGGAGGTGCCGTCGGGTCCTTCGTCGGACCCTTCACGAGAAGAGCCGAATTGTCAAGGACGACATTAGACTTCTTGATCCTGACGTGTCTGAGGGTGAAGAGGAGGTGGTAGAAGTTGCTGATGGTTGAGCCCCCCAAGTTCAAAAGCTTCGTAGTTTCGTAGTTTTCCTAGTGGCATGTAATCGGATTGTTCTATTTAGTATGACTTTGATTTCTAACATGTAATCGACGTATAATATTCGATTTGGCCGCTTCACCTCGTATTAGGCATTTTCGTACGTAGGCGGTTCTAATCCACGGTTATAGTATTATATGCAATCGTCTTTCATGCTATTCGTGTTGTACACTTCCTGGTTGTGTTTTGTCTTCTTTTTCGCAAAGTTTTTTGCTTAGGTGTCGCCTCAAGGGATGGTTTTGCTCGAGTCCCTGAGTTGGATTTTCGCCAACTTCATTTAGGGAGGGCAAAACTTTCCGGGGACAACAtcgttgggggggggggtctcCGATGGACTTTCATTTAGGGGGTGCCTGGGGCAAGTGATGCTTCAAGGGGGCCTCACGAAATCCATAGTCCCCTTGTTGAAAAGATTAACTACAGcaggaaaattaatttcattactCGAGTACGAATTACAAGGGATTTTGCAAGGGGTCACCGGGGGGGATAAAAACATCGCGCTTCTACTTCGCCCTCTAATACAAAATGTTCAAAAGGTAAACTCTATCTACTGAGAGAACTTAGCAATAATactttttcagatttttcacATTCCACGTGCGAGGGATGTTCTTCCCATCGAGCTGTTTCAACTTGTACGCCCCCGCACTTACCACCTCCACCACTTTGTAGGGGCCTTCCCATTTGGGATCCAGCTTTCCAATGGGACCCGAGGCCTCGGCTTTCCGCATCACTAGATCTCCTACTTGAAAGTTTCTTGGCTTGACCCTCGCATTGTATGCTTTTGCCATTCTAGTTCTGTACATAGTAGCTCAGATGGCGGCTTTCTCCCTGGCTTCTTCGACGAAGTCTAAGTTCATTCTCAATCCTTGCTCGTTGCAATCTGGGTTGTAGTATTTCACTCGCCAACTAAGTTCTCCTATTTCAGCGGGCACTACGGCGTTTGTTCCGTAAGTTAGGTTGAAAGGGGATTCTCTTGTTGGGGTCCTCGACGTCGTCCGATAAGCCCATAAGACACTGGGAAGCTCGTCCACCCATGCCCTCTTTGCGTTGCCTAGACGCGTCTTCAAATGTTGAAGTATCATCCGATTGGTGACTTCCGTCTGTCCATTCGCTTGGGGATTGTTAACTGACGTGAAGAATTGTTTAATCCCCAATCCCTTGCACCAGTccttaagtttgttttcagaAAACTGAGTCCCATTGTCGGAAATTATGGCGCGGGGGATGCCAAAGCGGCATATGATGTTCTTCCATAGAAACTTAATCACTTCCTTCTCTGATATTTTGGCTAACAGCTCGGCCTCAACCCACTTAGTAAAGTAGTCCACTGCAACGATTAGGAACTTCCTTTGTCCCGCGGCTTGCGGAAATGGTCCGACTAGGTCCATGCCCCATTAGTCGAAAGGGCAAGGGCTTTGTAGGGGATGCATCAGCGCTGCCGGCTGGTGTTTAATGTTTGCATGTTCTTGGCACGCCCGGCATCATCTAACCAATCCATGTGCATCAGAGAGCATTGTTGGCCAAAAGAAACCTTGCCTGAGGGCTTTTCCTGCTAGGGCCTTTCCTCCGAGGTGGTTTCCGCAAATTCCATCGTGTATCTCTCGTAGGACATAATTTCCCTCTTCAGAAGTTAGGCATTTTAAGAGGGGCAGTGAGAAACCACGTTTGTACAAGTCTCCGTCCATCATGACGAAGCGGGATGCTTTTCCTCGCAAGGCCTTCGCCTCCTTTTGGTTCTCTGGCACGGCTCCCTTAGTTAAGAAATTGACGATATCTTCCTTCCAGCTCAGAGGTGTTGGGTCAGCGCACATGATCTCCTCTTTCTCCTCTATCACGGCTCGTTCTAAAGAGAGAAAGGTGATTTTTCTGCTTCGGATGGCTGCCATCGAACTTGCTAGTTTAGCTAGTTGGTCAGCTACGATGTTTTCCGTCCTCGACACCTGAATAACAGAGGCTTCTTCAAACTTTTCAAGTAGAGTTTTTGCTTTCAATGAATACTTAGCCATTTTTTCATCTCGGGTCTCGAACGAGCCTTGGATTTGGTTGACCAACAACTGTGAGTCGCTATAAATGACAATCTTCCTTGCCCCTACGGCTAAGGCTAACTCACCTCCTGCTAAGATTGCCTCGTATTCCGCTTCATTGTTGGACGAGGGGTATTCTAGTTTTATCGCATACTCGAACTTATCACCTTCAGGGCTCTCCAACACTATTCCAGCCTTGCTTCCCGTCGATGTTGATGATCCATCGACATGTAGACTCCAGGAAGGCGTAGAGATACCTGCTTCATCATATGCCAACTCTACAATGAAGTCAGCTAGCGCCTGTGCCTTAATGCCTGGTCTTGGTTGAAATTCGACACCAAATCACTCAACTCCACAGCCCACTTGACCATTCTTCTGGAGACCTCTGGACTTGAAAGCACTTGCTTTAGGGGGTGATTCGTCAATACCACTACTTGGTGCGACTGAAAATACGACCTCAATTTTCTGGCTGCGGTGATTAAAGAGAGGGCTAGTTTTCCGATTTGGGAGTACCTGGATTCAACCCCTTGCAACACCTACTGACATAGTACACGGGGTGGTGCTCTCTGTTTTCCCGTCGTACCAAAATCGAGCTAACCTCTTCTCCAGAAATTGCCAAGTAAAGGTAGAGGGTCCAGTTCTTGGTTTTGTCAATAGAGGCGGCGAAGATAAATACCTCTTCAGTGCATCAAATGCTTCTTGGCTAGATTTGTCCCACTTAAATTTTGCCGCACCGCGAAGTATTCTGAAGAAATGTAGGCCCTTATCCACAGACTGCGAAATGAACCTATTCAGGGAAGCCAGTTTTCCAGCAATCTTTTGCACCTCTTTGATTGACTTGGGAGGGCGCATGTTCATGATAACGCTGATCTTTTCGGGGTTCGCCTCTATACCTCTTTCGGAGATCATGTAACCGAGGAATTTTCCCCCTCGCACCCCAAAGGTACACTTGGCAGGATTCAACTTCATGCCAAAAGCTTTTAGGATTTGGAAACACTCTTCCAGATCCTTGACGTGATCTTGTTCTTTGACACTCTTAACCAGCATGTCGTCTATGTATACTTCCATGTTCCGACCTATCTGATTTTTGAACATGTCGTTGATGAGCCGTTGATATGTTGCTCCGGCATTCTTCAGGCCGAACAACATGACATTGTAACAGAAGATCCCTTGGTCTGTGACAAAACTCGTTTTCTCTTGATCTTCAGGTGCCAACGAAATTTGGTTGTATCCTTGATACGCGTcaaaaaaacttaatatttcACATCCGGAGGTCGAGTCAACCAGCAAGTCAATTCGCGGGATGGGGAAGGGATCCTTTGGACATGCCTTATTCAGATTTGTGAAGTCGAGGCTTCGGGACCAGGACGACGTTAGCTAACCACTCCGGATATTGCACTGGGCGTATGTGCTTCGCTCCCAACAGTTTATCCACCTCTGTTTGTATTGCTTGACTTCTCTCCAGTCCGaatatccttttcttttgcttcacGGGTTTTGCTTCGGGATTTACATTGAGCTGGTGACTGATGACGCCGGGTGGGATTTCATAGAAATCTGTCATGCTCCATGCAAATACTTCCTCATTTTCAACCAAAAATCGTGTTAAACTCTCTTCAGTAGACTGACGCATCTCCGTGCTTATCTTCACAGTCTTCTCGCCATCTACAGAGAGATGGATTGCCTTCAGTTCTTCCATAGCTTCTACTTTCTTTTCCTCACAAGGTACTCCCACGTACTCTTCCGGGGACTCTGTTGTCTCTCGCCTCCCGTCAGTTATTttcctcttcatttttccattGGTCGCCTCATCCATCCTCTCGCGAGATCTTTTAAGTGTATTCATATAGCACTCTCTCGCCGTTCTCTCTTCTCCTATCGCTTCCCCCACATCGTTAGGAGTGGGGAATTTTAGTTTCAAGTGGAAAGTAGATGCTATCGCTCGGAAGAGGTTCAGGCTCGGTCTCCCCAAGATGACGTTGTAAGCGGATGGGGCTTTCACCACGAGGAACTTCACTAATTTCGTGAATCTTTTTGGATGAGAACCGAGGGATGATGGCAGCGTCACCTCCCCCATTGGTTGGATCATGTCACTGCTAAAACCCGTGAGAGGGGTGTCACCTTCCGAAGTTGTGCGTTATCAATCCCTAACTGGACATATGCATCATAGAATATAATATCAGCCGAATTTCCACTATCTACCAAGATTTTTTTGACCCAGAAGGTAGATATTGTGGCCTGACCAAGGCGTCATTATTTTGATTCCTCGTTGGGTCTAAGTTTTGTTGGCCGAATGAAATGTCATCCTCTTGCAGCGATCTAATGGTGTGAACTTGGATAGGGGTTTGCGCGTGACTCCCCCTAGCTGCTCGAGTGAGGGCCCTTCTAGCATTGGCCGAGTCGCCCCCAGCGGGGCCACCTGAAATCACGGCGATGACCCCTGCCGTGGGGAGGTTGTTGCCGTTCCCAGCTTGTTTGGAGGTTGAGTCCCGGGGTTGGTGCTTGGGTCCCTGATTgacatattcttttaaatatccTCTTTGAATCAACTTTTCGatctcatttttcaaatgGTGGCACTCCTCCGTTGTGTGCCCTCTGTCTCGATGGAAACGGCAGTATTTGTCGGATTTGAACCTCTTAGGATTGTCCTTCATCTT
Coding sequences:
- the LOC105180058 gene encoding uncharacterized protein LOC105180058, whose amino-acid sequence is MEVYIDDMLVKSVKEQDHVKDLEECFQILKAFGMKLNPAKCTFGVRGGKFLGYMISERGIEANPEKISVIMNMRPPKSIKEVQKIAGKLASLNRFISQSVDKGLHFFRILRGAAKFKWDKSSQEAFDALKRYLSSPPLLTKPRTGPSTFTWQFLEKRLARFWYDGKTESTTPCIKAQALADFIVELAYDEAGISTPSWSLHVDGSSTSTGSKAGIVLESPEGDKFEYAIKLEYPSSNNEAEYEAILAGGELALAVGARKIVIYSDSQLLVNQIQGSFETRDEKMAKYSLKAKTLLEKFEEASVIQVSRTENIVADQLAKLASSMAAIRSRKITFLSLERAVIEEKEEIMCADPTPLSWKEDIVNFLTKGAVPENQKEAKALRGKASRFVMMDGDLYKRGFSLPLLKCLTSEEGNYVLREIHDGICGNHLGGKALAGKALRQGFFWPTMLSDAHGLVR